One part of the Vicia villosa cultivar HV-30 ecotype Madison, WI linkage group LG6, Vvil1.0, whole genome shotgun sequence genome encodes these proteins:
- the LOC131614871 gene encoding uncharacterized protein LOC131614871 produces MENWRKDQGISNHQVGHWRSSSHSEKPHLDNQNMNMHSNVMNWVDYAVKEAFDDEKFRFWAENNGFPGNIPLPDPNMYVNDPHHNQDLDREVEARHNMKKRGHEDLIIDSSHRLKQSFTGLGWGLGPTGWEDDNKGVIKSPEPSYVAEGWRSKEYTGGELHDMYQAGNSGNRNWGTWEANNKSTENSMPWSKNDAYQHDNIEDIGFVIEVL; encoded by the exons ATGGAAAATTGGAGAAAAGACCAAGGGATCAGTAATCATCAAGTGGGTCATTGGAGATCTTCATCTCATAGCGAAAAACCACATTTGG ATAACCAGAATATGAATATGCATTCCAATGTGATGAACTGGGTAGACTATGCTGTCAAAGAGGCATTTGACGATGAAAAATTCAGGTTTTGGGCTGAGAACAACGGCTTTCCCGGCAACATTCCATTGCCCGATCCCAACATGTACGTTAACGATCCACATCACAATCAAGATTTGGATAGAGAAGTAGAGGCAAGACATAACATGAAAAAAAGGGGACACGAGGATTTGATTATCGATAGTTCTCATCGTTTGAAACAGTCCTTCACAGGACTTGGATGGGGACTCGGACCTACTGGATGGGAGGATGATAACAAAGGAGTAATAAAATCTCCCGAACCAAGTTATGTTGCTGAAGGATGGAGATCAAAGGAGTACACTGGTGGTGAGTTGCATGACATGTATCAAGCAGGAAATAGTGGGAACAGAAATTGGGGAACATGGGAAGCAAATAACAAAAGCACAGAAAATAGCATGCCATGGTCTAAGAACGATGCATATCAGCATGATAATA TTGAGGATATAGGATTTGTTATTGAGGTGTTATAG